The following coding sequences are from one Salinicoccus sp. Bachu38 window:
- a CDS encoding ABC transporter substrate-binding protein has translation MNRYRDELSIEEFNKYLELPWPAEYIESIRKIIEYEHGHNAGSADSMAMMDYLYKVPETFNPALSIEHASTLIGLQVFETLYRSDGNKKIRVYLLRYDEWRGNELHLFLKGGIQFSDGEILDSTHVKSVLETLKNESVYTETFQMIGEVKVYDSLHLSLEVENASLLIKYYLAEPISAIFKFDKNGNTVGTGPYKIEKYNSRSVILSENKHHTFGLPDVKRLYLIANESKIEKYQQSNFGDTYSHESYMWNNFILFNPLKNRLSFEQRNYLKRIFLDAVYNGRTGENNLYRKMSDFTPGNRMITPKFEFPIKVMLDELNPTISKDIRKKLSESDVEVEYMEMDLKTYIETDLKDLDVDMILMKESYHQSHPWQLIDLLTHCKFREWYGELEEMKRFLSMDHGSDRAAGEISQEILKHINDSVYIVHLFKKYRRVLLPAGLKNVVEMDYGAVDYSKIIATR, from the coding sequence ATGAATAGATATAGAGATGAACTCTCCATTGAAGAGTTCAACAAATATTTGGAACTGCCATGGCCTGCCGAATATATCGAATCGATCCGAAAAATCATTGAATATGAACATGGACACAATGCAGGCAGTGCCGACTCGATGGCAATGATGGATTATTTATACAAGGTGCCGGAAACATTCAACCCTGCTTTAAGTATTGAGCATGCTTCTACGCTGATCGGATTGCAGGTGTTTGAAACGCTGTACAGGAGTGATGGGAACAAAAAAATCAGAGTCTATCTGCTGAGGTACGATGAGTGGAGAGGGAACGAGCTCCACCTTTTCTTGAAGGGTGGCATTCAATTTTCAGATGGAGAGATACTGGACAGTACACATGTAAAGTCAGTCTTGGAAACATTGAAAAATGAAAGTGTGTACACAGAAACTTTTCAAATGATCGGCGAGGTGAAGGTATACGACAGTCTGCACTTGTCATTGGAAGTGGAAAATGCCAGCCTTCTGATCAAGTATTATCTGGCAGAGCCGATCAGTGCTATTTTCAAGTTTGACAAGAATGGAAATACGGTGGGCACCGGACCATACAAGATCGAAAAATACAATAGCAGATCCGTCATTCTCTCTGAAAACAAGCATCATACTTTCGGTCTCCCTGATGTAAAGAGACTATACCTTATTGCCAACGAATCAAAAATAGAGAAATACCAGCAGAGTAATTTTGGGGACACATATTCCCATGAGAGCTACATGTGGAATAATTTCATTTTATTCAACCCACTGAAAAACCGATTGTCGTTCGAACAGAGAAACTATTTGAAGCGTATTTTCCTTGATGCGGTATATAACGGCCGGACGGGTGAAAATAACCTGTATCGGAAAATGTCGGATTTTACCCCAGGAAATAGAATGATCACACCTAAATTCGAGTTTCCGATCAAAGTGATGCTGGATGAATTGAATCCAACCATCTCAAAAGATATAAGAAAGAAATTGAGTGAAAGCGATGTCGAAGTTGAATACATGGAGATGGATTTGAAAACTTATATCGAAACAGATTTAAAGGATTTGGATGTGGACATGATTTTGATGAAGGAGAGCTATCACCAAAGCCATCCATGGCAGTTGATAGACCTTCTGACCCACTGCAAGTTCAGGGAATGGTATGGGGAGCTTGAAGAAATGAAAAGATTTTTAAGCATGGACCATGGCAGCGACAGAGCGGCAGGAGAGATTAGCCAGGAAATCTTAAAGCACATCAATGACAGTGTCTACATCGTCCACCTTTTCAAGAAATACCGTAGGGTGCTGTTGCCTGCCGGACTGAAGAATGTTGTTGAAATGGACTACGGTGCCGTGGATTATAGTAAGATCATTGCTACAAGGTAG
- a CDS encoding ABC transporter substrate-binding protein — protein MLLLYGFLENHPFDRQRIAERLEVSDRHLTRLLNIWHEEGMIEYKKGQGRGIHSEVVFKVNPEERFVNQFMRNINKLTLSDIEETLNLPISEVSKKVIKEKTEILLYQRPIKEKAREKKNVFIDYVDSLPDRVMEENHGQPQSEHILYNTMCRLYDLNDEGTVANGLVAFDEWHGSRLKIYVRKDIQFYNGDILYASDIAESLNHYLNTASNDLLDEIIQSIEVVSAFQLEIAAAYRTDLLKPMLSSLKAGIYKSEGDHILTTGPFYIDKYEQGSVTLLRNPYYMNPAGDLEKIKLVNDINQYVPYLNQKNMETRSIPLRNRIEYALLNPHSNSLDYHQRLYVLSVIQKFKDAYIKGPQKIDHRAFQQYQERLPPGTEPIKFEKPLKLLCIDRMSFGTDPLIQFLIENDIPVLTTYITSDDYHKMDLKSLEIDMLLVSEFIPNAYRYLYLFKNAKFSGWFREERLAKNLVHVYKNKHKEYWTYMENQFNSHLIGGAYVMPITHASKRINVPGSFKNIWSSAFGVIDYNQIIVVESGETKQEGLHNEGGVS, from the coding sequence TTGTTATTGCTGTATGGATTTCTCGAAAACCACCCGTTTGATCGACAGCGCATCGCTGAACGATTGGAGGTGTCGGATAGACATTTGACAAGGCTGTTGAATATATGGCATGAAGAAGGAATGATCGAGTACAAAAAAGGCCAGGGCCGGGGCATCCATTCCGAAGTGGTGTTCAAAGTGAACCCGGAAGAACGTTTTGTCAATCAGTTTATGAGAAATATAAACAAACTTACTTTAAGCGACATCGAGGAAACTTTGAATCTCCCAATTTCAGAAGTTTCCAAGAAAGTGATAAAAGAAAAGACAGAAATACTTCTCTACCAGCGGCCAATAAAGGAAAAGGCCAGGGAGAAGAAAAATGTATTCATCGACTATGTGGACTCCCTCCCGGATAGGGTGATGGAAGAAAATCATGGACAACCACAGTCAGAGCACATCCTCTACAACACAATGTGCAGATTATATGACTTGAATGATGAAGGCACAGTCGCAAATGGACTTGTGGCTTTTGATGAATGGCACGGCAGCAGGCTGAAGATCTATGTGAGGAAAGACATCCAATTCTACAATGGAGATATCCTGTACGCGTCGGATATAGCCGAATCCTTAAACCACTATCTGAATACGGCTTCCAACGATCTGCTGGACGAAATCATCCAGTCCATTGAAGTGGTGTCGGCATTCCAATTGGAGATTGCGGCAGCCTACCGCACCGACCTGCTTAAGCCGATGCTGTCATCACTGAAAGCCGGCATCTATAAAAGTGAAGGGGACCATATTCTGACTACCGGCCCTTTTTATATAGACAAGTACGAACAAGGCAGCGTCACCCTATTAAGGAATCCATATTATATGAACCCAGCAGGAGACTTGGAAAAAATAAAACTGGTGAATGATATAAACCAGTATGTCCCATACTTGAACCAAAAGAATATGGAGACCCGTTCAATCCCACTCCGCAACCGGATTGAATACGCATTGTTGAATCCACACAGCAATTCGCTGGACTATCATCAGAGGCTCTACGTATTATCGGTGATACAGAAATTTAAAGATGCATATATAAAAGGGCCGCAGAAGATAGACCATAGGGCTTTCCAGCAATATCAGGAAAGACTGCCTCCCGGTACAGAACCCATAAAGTTCGAAAAACCTTTAAAGCTGCTTTGTATAGACAGGATGTCCTTTGGCACGGATCCATTGATTCAATTTCTGATTGAGAACGACATCCCTGTATTGACCACTTATATCACATCGGATGATTATCATAAGATGGATTTAAAATCACTTGAAATCGATATGCTGCTGGTCAGCGAGTTCATACCCAATGCGTACAGATATTTATATCTATTCAAAAATGCCAAATTCAGCGGGTGGTTTAGGGAGGAGCGACTCGCAAAGAATCTGGTTCATGTCTATAAAAATAAACATAAAGAGTATTGGACATATATGGAGAACCAGTTCAACAGCCATCTGATCGGCGGCGCGTATGTAATGCCGATCACTCATGCTTCGAAAAGGATCAATGTACCAGGATCTTTCAAAAACATATGGAGCAGTGCATTTGGTGTGATTGACTATAATCAGATAATAGTGGTCGAAAGTGGTGAAACGAAGCAGGAGGGCCTACATAATGAAGGGGGTGTTTCATAA
- the smpB gene encoding SsrA-binding protein SmpB yields the protein MKKTHDKPLAQNRKASHDYHIEDTIEAGIELRGTEIKSIRRGSANLKDAYARVYRGEMYVYNMHIAPYEEGNRHNHDPLRTRKLLLKRKEIDKLQGQIQETGYALIPLKLYIKNGFCKVLLGVGRGKKKYDKREDLKRKQMKRDVDRALKDRMQ from the coding sequence ATGAAAAAGACACATGATAAACCCCTTGCACAGAACAGGAAAGCCAGTCACGACTATCATATTGAAGATACGATCGAAGCGGGCATCGAACTCAGGGGGACGGAAATAAAGTCCATCAGACGGGGTTCTGCCAACCTGAAGGATGCCTATGCCCGGGTCTACAGGGGTGAGATGTATGTCTACAACATGCACATCGCCCCCTACGAGGAGGGCAACCGCCATAACCATGATCCGCTGCGTACACGCAAGCTGCTGCTGAAAAGAAAAGAGATCGACAAGCTGCAGGGACAGATCCAGGAGACCGGCTATGCACTGATCCCATTGAAGCTCTACATCAAGAACGGCTTCTGCAAAGTGCTGCTCGGGGTAGGGCGCGGCAAGAAGAAATATGACAAGCGTGAAGACCTGAAGCGCAAGCAGATGAAACGCGATGTGGACCGTGCACTCAAAGACCGCATGCAGTAG
- the secG gene encoding preprotein translocase subunit SecG, whose protein sequence is MQTLLVVLLIIVCISLIAVVLLQSGKSAGLSGAIGGGAEQLFGKQKARGMDLILHRATVILSLLFFLIMLLLTYLS, encoded by the coding sequence ATGCAAACACTACTCGTCGTGCTATTGATTATCGTTTGTATATCTTTAATTGCAGTGGTATTGCTACAGTCAGGGAAAAGCGCCGGCCTCTCAGGTGCAATCGGTGGCGGTGCAGAGCAATTATTTGGCAAACAGAAAGCGCGTGGCATGGATCTTATACTTCATAGGGCAACCGTCATTCTATCATTGTTGTTCTTCCTGATCATGCTGCTGCTCACATATTTAAGCTAA
- a CDS encoding alpha/beta hydrolase, whose amino-acid sequence MKIQLPQPFFFEEGEKAVLLLHGFTGNSSDVRQLGRYLQKQGITSYAPHYEGHAEPPENLLQSSPHIWWAQVLEAYDFLVDKGYEKIFVAGLSLGGVFALRLATVRDVIGISTICSPMYLKDRETMYDGVLEYARGFKKMEGKPEEKVEREMEAFEPTVMLDEVRDMIQISKDSLPDVFVPLFVAQSEKDEMINPDSANVIYEESSTEAEEKQLKWYPESGHVLTIDKEKKELFEDIHAFMNQLNWNEQ is encoded by the coding sequence ATGAAGATTCAGTTACCGCAACCATTTTTCTTCGAGGAAGGTGAAAAGGCAGTCCTGCTGCTCCATGGGTTCACCGGTAATTCGTCGGATGTCAGACAGCTCGGCCGCTATCTTCAGAAGCAGGGGATCACTTCCTATGCCCCCCACTATGAAGGCCATGCCGAGCCGCCGGAAAACCTGCTGCAATCAAGCCCCCACATCTGGTGGGCACAGGTCCTCGAAGCCTATGATTTTCTGGTGGATAAAGGATATGAGAAGATATTCGTAGCCGGCCTTTCCCTGGGCGGAGTGTTTGCACTGCGCCTCGCGACCGTGCGCGACGTGATTGGCATATCCACCATCTGCAGCCCGATGTACCTCAAGGACCGGGAAACGATGTATGATGGTGTGCTTGAGTACGCACGGGGGTTCAAGAAGATGGAGGGCAAGCCGGAAGAGAAGGTCGAGCGTGAAATGGAGGCATTCGAACCGACCGTCATGCTCGATGAGGTCAGGGACATGATCCAGATTTCAAAAGACAGCCTGCCGGATGTGTTCGTACCACTCTTCGTCGCCCAATCCGAGAAGGATGAAATGATCAATCCGGACTCGGCGAACGTCATATACGAAGAGTCCTCGACGGAAGCGGAAGAGAAGCAGCTGAAGTGGTACCCCGAATCCGGACATGTACTGACGATAGATAAAGAGAAGAAGGAACTGTTTGAAGATATACACGCATTTATGAACCAGTTGAACTGGAATGAGCAATAG
- the rnr gene encoding ribonuclease R, producing the protein MGNYREKILEIIGSEAYRPMTMDQFQQELSAYDSEDFKEMVKEMVALEESGEVYRTKKDKYMKMSETDLVKGKLSLHKRGFGFLRPEDTELEDIFIPPNAINGAFDGDIVLVEVQKHSQGDNQEGEVTTILTRGTTRVVGEYRASKNFGFVVPDSKKVVDDIFIPKNQNLGAVDGHKVLVEITKYREEESNPEGHVIQILGHKNDPGVDILSIIFQHGIEIEFPDEVMKAAEAAPDTISEEELKGRTDLRDEFTITIDGADAKDLDDAISVKKLDNGNHELIVSIADVSYYVEEGSALDGEAYERGTSVYLVDRVIPMIPHRLSNGICSLNPDVDRLTMSCRMEIDAAGKVVNHDIFQSVIHSDRRMTYDAVNRMLDSGDEALIAEYRDVYPMLQEAEALAKILRGRRERRGAIDFDFNEAQVVVEADGTPADVVLRTRSVGERMIEEFMLAANETVAEHFHWMEVPFLYRVHEDPKEEKLRQFFEFVTNFGIIVKGKGNEIHPRALQEIIEEVEGRPEEMVISTLMLRSMQQARYAEDNLGHFGLSAEYYTHFTSPIRRYPDLVVHRLIRKYLIEGKTDRKTVNEVDAELPDIAEHTSNRERRAQEAERDTDDLKKAEFMIQHVGETYEGVISGVMNFGMFVELPNTIEGLVHVSYMTDDHYQYQERHMALIGDRTGTVYRIGDPVEVEVLSVNLEERLIDFKVVGMPERQPRERRDKPVEIKAKSKPKNGGEKQGNGRKPDGKKNFDKGKGNKKPFYKGAKKSKRKK; encoded by the coding sequence ATGGGTAACTATAGAGAAAAGATTTTGGAAATTATCGGATCCGAAGCGTATCGGCCGATGACGATGGATCAGTTCCAGCAGGAACTGTCTGCATATGACTCCGAAGACTTCAAGGAAATGGTGAAAGAGATGGTTGCCCTTGAGGAGTCCGGAGAAGTATACAGGACGAAGAAGGATAAATACATGAAGATGAGCGAAACAGACCTCGTTAAAGGCAAACTGTCCCTTCATAAGCGTGGCTTCGGCTTCCTGCGTCCGGAGGATACGGAATTGGAGGATATCTTTATTCCACCGAATGCCATCAATGGGGCGTTCGACGGGGACATCGTCCTTGTGGAAGTGCAGAAGCATTCACAGGGGGACAACCAGGAAGGGGAGGTCACGACCATACTGACCCGGGGCACCACGCGTGTCGTAGGGGAGTACCGTGCGAGCAAGAATTTCGGCTTTGTCGTACCGGACTCGAAGAAGGTGGTCGATGACATCTTCATTCCGAAGAACCAGAATCTGGGTGCGGTGGATGGACATAAGGTGCTCGTCGAAATCACGAAATACCGTGAAGAGGAATCAAATCCGGAAGGGCACGTCATCCAGATACTCGGCCACAAGAATGATCCTGGTGTAGATATACTGTCCATCATCTTCCAGCATGGCATCGAGATCGAGTTCCCGGATGAAGTCATGAAGGCGGCGGAGGCTGCACCGGATACAATCAGTGAAGAGGAGCTGAAAGGCCGCACGGACCTGCGGGATGAGTTCACCATTACAATAGACGGGGCCGATGCGAAGGACCTCGATGACGCCATCTCTGTCAAAAAGCTCGACAACGGCAATCATGAACTCATCGTCAGCATCGCTGACGTCAGCTATTATGTGGAGGAAGGTTCTGCATTGGACGGGGAAGCATACGAACGGGGAACGAGTGTGTACCTTGTCGACCGTGTCATCCCGATGATACCGCATAGGCTGTCAAATGGAATCTGTTCATTGAACCCGGACGTCGACCGTCTGACGATGAGCTGCCGCATGGAGATCGATGCTGCAGGGAAGGTCGTCAACCACGATATTTTCCAGAGTGTCATCCATTCGGATCGCCGCATGACATATGATGCAGTCAACAGGATGCTTGATTCAGGGGATGAAGCATTGATTGCAGAATACAGGGATGTCTACCCGATGCTGCAAGAGGCGGAAGCGCTTGCCAAAATACTGCGTGGCAGAAGGGAGAGGCGTGGTGCCATCGATTTCGACTTCAACGAAGCGCAGGTGGTCGTGGAAGCGGATGGTACACCGGCGGATGTCGTACTGCGTACACGTTCTGTCGGGGAGCGCATGATTGAGGAATTCATGCTCGCCGCCAACGAGACGGTGGCAGAGCACTTCCATTGGATGGAGGTGCCGTTCCTCTACCGTGTGCACGAAGATCCGAAAGAGGAGAAGCTGCGCCAGTTCTTCGAATTCGTGACCAACTTTGGCATCATCGTCAAAGGGAAGGGTAACGAAATCCACCCGCGTGCCCTCCAGGAGATCATCGAGGAGGTCGAAGGCCGTCCCGAAGAGATGGTCATCAGCACGCTGATGCTGCGCTCCATGCAGCAGGCACGCTATGCCGAGGACAACCTCGGACACTTCGGACTGTCCGCTGAATACTACACGCACTTCACCTCCCCAATCCGCCGCTATCCGGACCTCGTCGTCCACAGGCTGATCAGAAAATATCTGATTGAAGGGAAGACCGACCGGAAGACGGTCAATGAAGTCGATGCCGAACTGCCGGATATCGCTGAGCATACGTCGAACAGGGAAAGGCGGGCCCAGGAAGCAGAGCGGGACACGGATGATCTGAAGAAGGCGGAATTCATGATCCAGCATGTCGGAGAGACATACGAAGGCGTCATATCCGGCGTCATGAACTTCGGCATGTTCGTCGAACTGCCGAATACCATCGAAGGCCTGGTCCATGTCTCCTATATGACAGACGATCACTACCAGTATCAGGAGCGTCATATGGCATTGATTGGTGACCGTACGGGCACCGTCTACCGCATCGGGGACCCCGTCGAAGTCGAGGTGCTGAGTGTCAATCTCGAAGAGCGGCTGATCGACTTCAAGGTCGTCGGCATGCCGGAACGCCAGCCGAGGGAGCGCAGGGACAAACCTGTCGAAATCAAGGCGAAGTCCAAACCGAAAAATGGTGGAGAGAAACAGGGCAACGGCAGAAAGCCGGATGGCAAGAAGAACTTCGATAAGGGAAAGGGCAACAAGAAGCCATTCTACAAAGGCGCCAAAAAAAGTAAGAGGAAGAAATAG
- the eno gene encoding phosphopyruvate hydratase, with protein sequence MPLITDVYAREVLDSRGNPTVEVEVLTESGAFGRALVPSGASTGEYEAVELRDGDDTRYLGKGVEEAVENVNEVIGPELVDGDFSVLEQVSIDKMMIALDGTENKGKLGANAILGVSMAVAKAAADFLGQPLYKYLGGFNAVQLPVPMMNIINGGEHADNNVDIQEFMIMPVGAESFKEGLRMGAEIFHNLKKVLKDKGYNTGVGDEGGFAPNLGSNEEALSTIIEAVKKAGYKPGDQIRLAMDAASSEFYDPKTGKYELKGEGKSYTSEEMVNWYAEMIEKYPIISIEDGLDENDWEGTRLLTEKLGDKVQLVGDDLFVTNTTKLARAIKEGVGNAILIKVNQIGTLTETFEAIEMAKRAGYTAVISHRSGETEDTTIADIAVAVNAGQIKTGAPSRTDRVAKYNQLLRIEDELFETAKYEGLSSFYNLDKK encoded by the coding sequence ATGCCATTAATTACAGATGTTTATGCACGCGAAGTTCTTGACTCCCGGGGCAATCCGACAGTTGAGGTGGAAGTATTGACGGAAAGTGGTGCCTTTGGACGCGCGCTTGTCCCTTCAGGTGCCTCCACAGGGGAATACGAAGCTGTCGAACTCCGTGACGGCGATGACACACGCTACCTTGGGAAAGGTGTCGAAGAAGCGGTTGAGAACGTCAACGAAGTCATCGGACCTGAACTCGTAGACGGTGACTTCAGTGTACTTGAACAGGTATCCATCGATAAGATGATGATTGCACTCGATGGTACTGAAAACAAAGGCAAGCTTGGCGCCAATGCCATTCTTGGCGTATCAATGGCCGTAGCAAAAGCTGCAGCAGACTTCCTTGGACAGCCGCTCTATAAATATCTGGGTGGATTCAATGCCGTCCAGCTTCCGGTACCAATGATGAACATCATCAATGGCGGAGAGCATGCAGACAACAACGTCGACATCCAGGAATTCATGATCATGCCCGTCGGAGCCGAATCATTCAAGGAAGGCCTCCGCATGGGTGCTGAAATCTTCCACAACCTGAAGAAGGTTCTGAAGGATAAGGGCTACAACACCGGTGTCGGTGACGAAGGTGGATTTGCACCGAATCTCGGTTCCAATGAAGAGGCGCTGTCCACGATCATCGAGGCGGTGAAGAAGGCAGGATACAAACCTGGTGACCAGATCCGTCTGGCAATGGATGCCGCTTCCAGCGAGTTCTATGATCCGAAAACAGGAAAATACGAACTCAAAGGCGAAGGCAAATCCTACACATCAGAAGAGATGGTCAACTGGTATGCAGAAATGATCGAAAAATATCCAATCATCTCCATCGAAGATGGACTGGATGAAAATGACTGGGAAGGCACACGCCTGCTCACTGAGAAGCTCGGCGACAAGGTCCAGCTCGTCGGTGACGATCTCTTCGTGACGAATACGACGAAACTTGCCCGTGCGATCAAAGAGGGTGTCGGCAACGCCATCCTGATCAAGGTGAACCAGATCGGTACGCTGACAGAGACATTCGAAGCAATCGAAATGGCGAAACGCGCCGGCTATACGGCCGTCATCTCCCACCGTTCCGGCGAAACGGAAGATACGACGATTGCGGACATCGCAGTTGCGGTCAATGCCGGACAGATCAAGACTGGTGCACCGTCCCGTACGGACCGGGTGGCGAAGTACAACCAGCTGCTCAGAATCGAGGACGAACTGTTCGAAACGGCAAAATACGAAGGACTCTCCTCCTTCTACAATCTGGACAAGAAGTAG
- a CDS encoding phosphoribosyltransferase-like protein, giving the protein MKDTASLISSLVAVVRDYGNMGFNDEHVQRWLDQFPEEHHKVILTELGNILDKAYLSEMETKRMISEIAADRNIFPEGVGEVRFMDPKQGKGTQKELLQLFDAVISEEHGISIEECGRGEPASYIYIDEAIWSGDRFISGMRTWVREFDDLHAISRMDIIVLAVHTRDLDYITEQMGKILPYTRISLWHFIEFENRLQHAKKVFEGYWPSSGLGYNEETTDYISHIVKMKSRTRDKEIPILRKSAHPKSDAYFTGSMNRKLVERLFLEKGVEIANHMKKPEVYMKPMGYDASRTLGFGSYLVSYMKISEHCPLVLWWEGDGWYPLFPRNEYEGPHPM; this is encoded by the coding sequence ATGAAGGATACAGCGTCTTTGATATCTTCCCTTGTGGCTGTCGTCAGGGACTATGGGAATATGGGCTTCAATGATGAGCATGTACAGAGGTGGCTTGATCAGTTTCCTGAAGAACACCATAAGGTCATATTGACGGAACTTGGCAACATTTTGGATAAAGCCTATCTGTCCGAAATGGAAACGAAGCGGATGATCAGTGAAATTGCAGCCGACAGGAATATATTTCCTGAGGGCGTCGGGGAAGTCAGATTCATGGATCCAAAGCAGGGGAAGGGCACCCAAAAGGAGCTTCTGCAGCTTTTTGACGCAGTCATTTCCGAAGAGCACGGCATCTCCATTGAAGAATGCGGGAGAGGCGAACCCGCTTCATACATCTATATTGATGAAGCCATCTGGTCGGGTGATCGATTTATCAGTGGGATGAGGACATGGGTGCGGGAATTCGATGATCTGCATGCCATCTCCAGAATGGATATCATCGTTTTGGCCGTCCATACCAGGGATCTGGATTACATCACGGAACAAATGGGAAAGATTCTGCCGTACACCAGGATCTCCCTATGGCACTTCATCGAGTTCGAGAACAGGCTGCAGCATGCGAAGAAAGTATTCGAGGGCTATTGGCCCTCTTCAGGGCTCGGCTATAACGAAGAGACGACCGACTATATCAGTCATATCGTGAAGATGAAGTCACGGACCCGGGACAAAGAGATTCCCATCTTGCGGAAAAGTGCGCACCCCAAATCCGATGCATACTTTACGGGGTCCATGAACAGAAAGCTGGTGGAAAGACTCTTTCTTGAGAAGGGGGTGGAAATAGCCAATCATATGAAGAAGCCGGAGGTTTACATGAAGCCCATGGGGTATGATGCTTCCAGAACCCTCGGCTTTGGTTCATACTTAGTTTCATATATGAAAATCTCGGAGCATTGTCCACTTGTCCTCTGGTGGGAGGGTGACGGCTGGTATCCACTGTTTCCAAGGAATGAATATGAAGGACCACACCCAATGTAA
- a CDS encoding universal stress protein gives MYKNILLPYDFGNSFQNVPEQLAKLTDNSEEAKITIFNVIPESEQVDNVKYQGKHFNDITNDKIEDLKPFMEELDELGVNYTTRFKVGRVVNELLKEINENDYEIVVMSNRRAKRDIKHVLGHVTHKVAKRVNTPVLIIK, from the coding sequence ATGTACAAGAATATACTGCTGCCTTATGATTTCGGAAATTCCTTCCAGAATGTACCGGAACAATTGGCGAAACTGACAGACAACAGCGAAGAAGCGAAAATCACGATTTTTAATGTGATTCCGGAGAGTGAACAGGTAGATAACGTGAAATACCAAGGTAAGCATTTTAACGATATCACAAACGACAAAATTGAAGACCTCAAACCCTTCATGGAAGAGTTGGATGAACTCGGAGTGAACTATACAACCCGTTTCAAAGTAGGGCGTGTCGTCAACGAACTTCTGAAAGAGATCAACGAAAATGATTATGAAATTGTCGTCATGAGCAACAGGCGTGCAAAACGTGACATAAAACATGTGCTCGGACACGTTACACATAAAGTGGCAAAGCGTGTCAACACACCCGTCCTGATCATCAAATGA
- a CDS encoding carbohydrate kinase family protein, which produces MKRLYTIGEALIDFIPAEKGKKLKDINGFEPQVGGAPANVAAAHAILGGESHLLTQLGMDAFGDRILELLESKGVHTDCITRTHEANTGLAFVSLDDTGNRDFSFYRNPSADLLYDGSAVSGIDFEKSDLLHFCSVDLVESVMKETHRAVIHRMKEAGGTIIFDPNIRLPLWDDEEACREAVREFMGFADIIKVSDEELEFITGIKDECAALSALFTGDAEAVIYTKGPLGSEILFREGGRCEHPGFKVETVDTTGAGDAFIGAVLHKLSSDPAPALEILRENGPEVLRFANAVGALSTSKKGAITSIPEHGEVEAFVGTTGR; this is translated from the coding sequence TTGAAACGCCTTTATACAATCGGAGAAGCACTGATCGATTTTATTCCTGCAGAAAAGGGGAAGAAATTGAAGGATATCAATGGTTTTGAACCCCAGGTCGGAGGTGCGCCGGCAAATGTTGCTGCTGCACATGCGATACTCGGTGGGGAATCCCATCTTCTGACACAGCTCGGCATGGACGCATTCGGGGACCGGATCCTGGAACTGCTTGAATCGAAGGGGGTGCATACGGACTGCATCACCCGCACACATGAGGCGAACACGGGGCTTGCTTTCGTCTCCCTCGATGATACGGGAAACAGGGACTTCTCCTTCTATAGGAATCCGTCGGCAGACCTCCTGTATGACGGCTCCGCAGTCAGCGGGATCGACTTCGAAAAATCGGACCTTCTGCATTTCTGCTCGGTCGACCTTGTGGAAAGCGTAATGAAGGAGACGCACCGGGCAGTAATCCACAGGATGAAGGAAGCAGGGGGCACCATCATCTTCGATCCGAATATCCGCTTGCCGCTATGGGACGATGAAGAGGCGTGCCGCGAAGCTGTCCGTGAATTCATGGGATTTGCAGACATCATAAAGGTATCGGATGAAGAGCTTGAATTCATTACAGGAATCAAAGACGAATGCGCCGCACTGAGTGCACTTTTTACAGGAGATGCAGAAGCGGTCATCTATACAAAGGGGCCTCTTGGCAGTGAGATACTGTTCAGGGAAGGAGGGCGTTGCGAGCATCCGGGCTTTAAAGTGGAAACCGTCGACACGACAGGCGCAGGCGATGCCTTCATAGGGGCAGTGCTCCATAAGCTTTCCTCGGACCCGGCACCCGCCCTTGAAATTCTTAGGGAAAACGGCCCTGAAGTGCTCCGTTTTGCGAACGCGGTCGGTGCGCTCTCCACATCGAAAAAGGGTGCCATCACGAGCATCCCGGAGCATGGGGAGGTCGAAGCGTTCGTCGGGACTACAGGTAGATGA